The genomic window CTGCACACTAAAAGGCACAGCCCAATGTACAGAGAGAAAGTTCAATAAAGATTTTGGACAATATACAAGGacaaaaaatgatttaataattgtctaataataaagtgcaaatatcaagAAGCCCCAATGTGccctataaaacaaaacacatctggcCCACCAGTCCGTAGTGACCAAATATGAACTTCACAGTTGTAGTAAAAAGCTAATGGCTGTAAAAGCAATTAGCTCAGCCCTCGTAGTTTTCTAATTTGGGATTCTGTGACAGTCTCTGGGGCAAAGAACTTATGGTGGACAAACCCTAGCAGCCCATAAAAGCGAGTGACTCTTTGTTTAAAAGGACGTCAGGAATGCGACAAATCAGTTGGGTATTTTAGGAAGATGAGGCCAGCCTTGATAAACGAAGACTGTAAATAAACCCTGCAGTCACAGGACATGATGGAAAAATGTATTGCATGTGCACAGCAGGTCACAGAGGGCGCGAGAATAATGCTTCATACATTAGGGAAGTTGGCCTAATTTGGAAAGATTGGCCTAAAGTAAAAGCATAGCAAGGATTGTTGCTTTGGGAATTATGTCCTTTTTACAGTTCCGCCAATTTAGTCGGAATGGTTGATGTCATGAATACAAACATTACTGTGGAATTGTTTAGTgttgtttattaaaaatgtgtttcaattCAGAGTGCTTAAGCCTTGAAGTTTACAAAGCTTCAGAATGTATCAAATGAAATTAACCTTATAGCCTGAATTGTGAAAAATTGCTTATATTTATAAACTTATTGTTGCTTATTGTCAGCAATATATAGTTCCTCTCAAAAGTTGAACGTCAATGAAAGTCTTTCAGTTTTGCTCAGAATAAGAATGAGTTCTATTTTGACACTGTGATGACTAAGAATTAGATTGTATGGAAAACAGGCTTTTGAGACTTTTGAGAGaaaattaaattcaaaatatatttatataatatacaatatatattatataatatataatacgtgtgtgtgtaggtgtgtgtgtgtgtgtgtgtgtgtgtgtgtgtgtgtgtgttaaacaacaCATATgcataaaatatttactttgcagctgatatgATCAACATTCCCtaggagtgtgatgctaactgtaggctttGCTCAGCCAGAAGATCTGACCTTTAGTTTAACACAGCATGAGCTAACTTAGTTGGAACTAAAACAAGTGAGCTGATTtgagctgttaaacaagtctctcgtGCATACAATTCATTCACAAGCTAGTAAgaattagccaacagtttttcagttattcCCTCTCACCtttaaatcaaactcctaaactaGACCATGAAAACTTGCATTGATCACTGGctcctgaaaatatgttgtttaaatccattttgtatttcttcttgagttttcagactaccttaaaacttttttgacagtgtttgttaatatgtgcattatgtcaccatcgtaactgcggaacattccaccatagcaATCCATGTAGAAACACCACAAGTGTAATGCCAccacaaagtatcaataaagtTATCTGGAGTTTCAGCAAAGCCAAGCAGCAGTCACCACTCACAATTCCTACCTCTTCTTCATCCTTGAGTTTACATCATGTATGGGGTGAACAAATAAACAgatacgttttgttttttttaaggaaagGAGTGCATGTCAATATTTTAATTATCACTAAATACCTCTCCTGCTGATACAGAGTCTGATAACTTTCTTCCATGGCGATGCTCCCAGATGAAGACTCATCTCCTCCAAGGCGGGCCCTTCGCCCTAATTTTGGAAACCTagcaaaatatgtataaaaaatgtcCCTGTTTAAGTGACACAAAGCCAAATTTAATGTATTGTATACTTGCATTGAAAGTAAATGTCTATCAAGCAAGCCACACAGAGCATTTGTTCATGAGTGAATGCAAAGAATTTTAGGCAAATTTAACAGCTACATCAGTACTGAAACATATACAATATTACCACATTTGGCATAATGACTTCAACTTTCTGTCCTACATATCATATGCAAAATTACATATTGATACATTTTGTACTGATTTCAGTACTGATTGTACTGATATAAAACGTTCAATTGAAATGTATGTTAGATAAAAATCTAGTGATCAAACTAACGCTTTGACGTTCTACTGCACTTACGCTGGAGCTAGCGCTTTTAGCAACTCTAGCTGCATTAAGGGACGCGTTAGCAGCGACTTTCTCTCAACACAGAAACATTCTAACAGTGagttctttcttctgctcttaaCCTTTGCCATCACAAAACGTACTTACATTCTTCACAGCGACAGAGTCTGACAACTGCAGTGTGTCTTTCCatttgtttgaatgtgtgtggtaGGCTAGGCCTAGATTAGCACAGCAGCTTCTGGGTTCAGTCACGCGTCACATAGCAAACGTTCTCTATGGCAACGCCAAACTCTTTAGAGACGTCAGATGATGGATTTTTCGCATATCAgtttcattaaaatgtaaataataataagttaatATGTCTTAATTAAAACATACCCAGACAAATAacatctcatgtttttttttctttttttctgcagcAGTACTCATCTGGTCCCTGAACCTTTTATGTTTAGCCACTAGATGTTACTGTTGGCCCGTTTTTACACAGTGGCGTACCGCCCACCAACCATTGTATTTCTACAGTCACTAAACTTagaaactattatttttgtgtgtgtagggTCACTtgattaaatacatttcatgaATATAGACTATATCAGTGGTTATTGACCAAAGGAATTAGACTTTCATGTTATTTTCCAATTCATCACGTGTATTTAGTAATTTTGTGACCCATTGCCTACTGCTGCACATGGAGTAATGTAGACGAAGGTTTTATGATAAAAAACTTATTTTATGGCATTTAAACTGTATTACGCTGTGGATGTAATTGCCGTGCCATAGCCACTCCCACCAAAACGTCACAGTGTGTGGATAAAAAGAGTGAGTGAAAGCGCACAGTGCCCGAGCGCGTGAGGCTGATGTGGAGGAGCCCAGGAAAGAGGCGCACTGACTCCATGCGCACAAGTGGATGAGCCGCCTATGCAATTGAGAGTGCGCTTAAAGGAGCAATATACCGGGGGACTAAAGTGACGCTGTACCAAAGGGAATGAAGAGAAGCATCGCGAGGTCTAATAACGAGCTGAGCGTATTTCTCACTATGGCACGGATTTGCGCTCGTACAAATGCACCTTTTTGCGAAGATGACATAAGCACTTGACAAAAAATGGGATTCCTCCGAGAGCCGAACTCACTAACGACCTGAATGAGTAAACAGAGACTGGATTCAGATTGTGGCTCAGTTTGGGAGTCTCTGCCTTGACAATCCACGATTGTGAGTGAACAGCAGTTGCCTAAATATGAATCTGCGTAAAGCacttctccttttcctcttcctaAATAGTGTGACAATGACTCTAACCCTTTCTACCTGCACCACTGTGGACATTGACCACATCAAGAAAAAGAGAGTGGAAGCAGTGCGGGGACAGATTCTCAGTAAACTGCGGCTGACAAGTCCGCCTCAGACCACTGGTCCAAGTCAGGTACCATACCAGGTTCTCGCCCTCTATAACAGCACCAAGGAGCTTATTGAGGAGCTGGGACGGGACAAGCAGCAGAGTTGTGGCCAGGATAACACGGAGACTGAGTACTATGCAAAAGAGATTTACAAGTTCAACATGATCAATGGTCCTGAGCACAGTAAGTACACCCCTCTTTTTTTGCCCCATGCGTAATGGGGTAAACGTTTGGACACAACTGCCCACATAGCCCAATTTAGCCTGCATTTGATACAATATAACAAGGAGTTAAGTTATCCATCTGGAAAATAAAAGGTAGGCTATGTGTTTTCCACTGTACTGCCTCCTCCTCAGTTGGGCAACTTTTACGCAAACGTGCATTCGTGGCGCGCCATGCAAAGgagaaagtaaaataataaattggaATGAGCGCTATTCCTTGTATTCCTTGATACATACCTCACACCAAAGCCATGGGAACTCCAGCCTAAAGTCTGACACATTCCTCTAAAAGGAAAATTCTCAGGCAGTTAAGTCTACTATGTTGCCAACTCCAATACCTCATTTCCATTTTCTGACTGTGAGTTTCCCAATATTTTTTCCACTGTTATAAAATTATATCCCTCACAATTACTCTCTAATAGCAAAAAGCTGAGACTGTATTTTGATCTAATTCTCTTGTCCAGTAATATTGGTATTTCCTTGTATAAAATATGCTCCACTGATTGTTCCAAAAAGAGAAACAGTAGCTGACTGACTGAATCTCCAGAGAAAGTGGAGTGGAGGAGTTGGACTGGTGCCTATTCACGGTCAGTGGCTGATTAGCTCATGGCATTTGAAATCAACAGGTGTTTATGCTGTGCCCTGACACTAAACAGAGTCTCCAGCCTAAGCCCTGAATCAAATGTGTTTCACAGCTCCCACAAAGTGCTTCTGACATTCAAAATACACAGTTCGGGTTGATCCCCTGGTCAGAGGTAGCCAGAGCgcccaaaacaaacacaggcCCCTAAGGAGTGGGATCACTGATGGCCACGTGCCCAGGGACATCACATACAGTAGGTCGCACTGTAGGCCTTTACAGGGACATTCACTTTGCTCACTACTGACTACCGGTCACTGCCAGAAGTAAAAATTAACACTTCTTTTTTCcgttatgtaatttttctatGAGTGATTTTAGTGTGCAGCAACATAATGTCTGTCACCTTGATAATTTTGCAGTTCGCTTCATTTTCATTCCTGCTGGATATAATGACTTTTACATGCACTGTTTTTTGGAAGGTGGAGTGTTCGGGAATCCAGTCAAgtttagcttctttttttttctttttttttttctttttttcttttctttttttttaccccagttaaaaagttaaacagAAGGTCTTCATCCCTGAAATATTACAGATGCAATTCAAAGTGCAATTAAATGAGCAATATCTCAGACAGCACAATGATCTGGAGGTGAACCCAAAGGTTAAGTAATTTGTATCCCCACTTTTGGAGCACTGCTTGTAAAAAGTTTTGGGCTTTAGTGAAACCTTGGACTTAAAGTTGGGTCAGTAAAATGTGGGGTCATTTGATGAAGACAGACTATGATCTTTGGGAGAAAAGTGGGCTGATGTCATCAGGATAACAAGACACAGCTCTTTGGCCTGTGAAACACCCTCACTACCAAACCTTTGAACTATAATAGTCTATTTCTTTACCATTACCAAAATTTTAAAAGTTAGTTAGTCCGGACAAAAACAGGCTACAACTGGATGCAAGGTGCAGTAACTAACAACATTCTAGGGTCCTCAAAGTTTGAACAGAGGTAATCAAAAATATGATTTCAACAATTCCATACAAAAATCCAACATAAAGGATTGGAAAGGGGATAGAACACTTCAATTGCTGTTAATCTGAAACAAATGGTTGTTAGGACTTTTTCTTTATCACAGTTTTGGATCTCAAGTCTCCGGTATATCAGGACTTCCAGGGCAAAGGAGTTTCTAGCttgtagaatttaaaaaaaatacacaacaataaagacaaaagaaacacTTCCAGACCTACTTCACTTAACTATGAATAGGGTTGTCTGACCAGACATGTTAAGAGGTAAAATATATGCAGTTTTTACGgaataataaagcataaaaagccAAGCTCcataataaaatgacattttgtgGGTCATTCAACTAAGGCTTTTCCAAATAAAATAGATCTTATGAATGGGCTAAAGTTCTCAAAAAGTCCttgaaaagaggaggaaagcGAGCATGTGACTGAAACCCTCAGAGTGGCTCCTCTAGCCTGCTGTCTGACTCTGCTTACTTTGTTGATTTGGACCCACCAAAGCTGACATCAAAAATAGCCTTTAGAGCAGAGGCTGAAGCAGAGGCTGAAGCAGAGGCTGAAGCAGAGGCTGAAGCAGAGGCTGAAGCAGAGGCTGAagcagagggagaaggagaggtgaTTCCTGGGGAGCAGTGGTGGAGGAGGCAGCATGCCAGGCGCGTGTCAGGGTGGGACTGTGGTCTACAACATCAGGGCGAACCACAATAACCTCAGTCTGTCTTCCAACCTCATTGCACTGCTTCTTAATCTCCTCTTTATAGACTATCTATGTTGTAATTAATTGAGTGATAATATGAAAATGGGATCAACTGGGCATCATTTTCTTGCTTTGGCTTTTAACAGTGTCTATAAATACACTTTTGCAAGCATGTAAAAGTAAACGcctcaaaataaaacagtttaattgAGCCAAGTCAGTAGTAATTACagccattttcatttatttacttgtatAATCTTGTAACTAGATGTCATATTTAGCAAAGATGACTCATGCAGTATTGACATACATTAAACTATCTCAACAATTTAACATTGTGGTCAGCCAAAATAGCAGGAGTCAAGCAATCAGTTCAGGCATTTCAGTCACAAACTTTGGTATCCAATCATCAGCGTGGAACAAATTGCCTACAATATTAGACTTGGCAAAAACAAACCATAATGCAAAATCCACCTAAACCATTGCAATGGGGAATAAATGAGGTCATCCAAAATGAAACCAAAGACCAGATTAGAATTTCAAATCTCCCCTTGAAGTGGGGGGCTTTCCACTTACTGTTCATTTGGAGAGGGTGGGTGTGAGCAAGGGCATACCAAGGGAGGACAAGGCTACTACTCCTTATAGATTATGTGGAAACGCTGGACAGATATCAGACTGTCTGCAAACGCTGAAGGTCAGCTATAAATAGGGAAACCTGGATATAATCATGGAAATCTAACATAATGGCTGGGAGAAAATTGAAATTATGGGTCAAACTAAGTACAGATACTTTGAGAGGTTCTTGCAAGACACAGGAACAACTCACCCCAAGCTGCAGTGCCCCTGTCTACCGCTGGGAACTGCGAGGCCCCATAATAAACCTGAAAGTCACACCAATAAATTAGGTATATCTTGGCTGTAAATAATGTTTCCACTGCGCTCATAAAAATCTGCTTGTTTTCCACTTCACTGCATGTGCTAGGCCAGTTAATAAACACACTATTCAACACTACTGTATGAGAAAGCTGCCAGGAAGTTTTACCGAAAGAATCACAATGTGGCTATCAGTTGATTAGGGTAAAGGTCACTGCTCCCACACAATATGTTAAAAGATACTGTATGCTCCCTGATATTATTGTTCATGAGCTCAGTGGACTGCCTGTCACAATAGTGTGGAGCTGGTTGCTCAGACATGCTGCTGGACTGAGTAAGTGATGCCATGTGTTTCCAGCTACAACACTTGGTCCCCGGAAGCACAGTGATTTGGTCTGATTTCTCAGAACACCTGTCGGCTGTGGGGCTAGAAGGAGCTGTCTGTGTTCCACTGTCCACCACATGCGACATTTGGTTTTCATTTCATCACTTTAACTTGTTGCAAACAGGCAAGCTAAAGCATAAGCAGATGCTCTGTGTTTGgcttcatattttaaaattttactattAAGCCATGAAATTGATTTGCAACAGAAAACCAGTGGGATAGCATGTGAAATGGCCTGCATTAATTTGAGTTACTGTTTTCACAGATGACCTCACCTACTGCCCTAAAGGAATCACCTCCAGGGTTTTCCGCTTCAATGTGTCCATCATGGAGAAGAACTCCACCAACCTGTTCCGGGCGGAGTTCCGCGCTCTGAGGGTCCCCAATCCTGCCGCTAAGAGGAACGAGCAGAGGATCGAGCTGTACCAGGTGTGTGAGCCAACTCATTTCCACTGTTAGTGCTCCACAGTGGGGGGCCAATTGCTCAGTTACTCTCAGTATGGGCTGTGCAGGTCAGGGAGGAGagtgaaaacatttatatttgggTGTCCAAGCAATTCGCTCCTCCTGATCATTATTCCATGTGTGTACAGTCGAATGGATTCCACATTAGGATGGATCTAAGAGCTTGAACAGCCGTCTTAAAGAAACTTGAGCTCACCATTCGTCAGTTTCTTCTCTCTGAGTTGTCAATCTTAGAGCCTATCTTTTTGAGATCATCAttggtctacatcaggacccctgaattcatttgtttattctttAACTTATTCTTTACCTAATAAAAGTATGCCAGATGTCAGTGCTTGGCATATCAAagatgaatatattttttcaagtttCCTCATTAATCTCCTGTGAGAGACTAGGAGTAATGATCAGGTTCCAACATTTCCTGCCAGGGAGACAAGCATCTTGGGGCTGCATACCGCCTCTGAGGCTGAATGCAGCCTGTCAGAGCCTCAGATTGTTTCCAGGGGCCAGGAGGAGATAGGGCAGGGTCGCCCAATGGCCCAGGCAGTAAACAGAGCTGCACTCGCCCCCTCAGTCTGCACTCTGCAGACTGGAGCTGATTGGCAAAGGGCTGACACTGGCAGCGCTCTGGCCCCTCAGTCCCACAGGAAGACAGATTAGATGCTGACATTGTTCAGGATCCTGGCTATCCTAACAGAGCAGTGGGGCACCTCCATACGATAAACAGCTTTATTCAGGGAAATGCTAGTCTGGTCACttgcatttttgtctttgtggaAAGCTGTGGTCTCAGCACATTAACAGCAGAGATATCTGCTTTCTGAACTCTGTGACCCTACATTTGAAGCCACTGTGGGACCCACTGGTGTGAAGGACAATCAGGTTGTCATTGGCAGGAGGGTAACACGCAGGCATTAACTCACAAAAAAGGGATATCAACACAGGGAGTCACTTTTTCCATGATGAGGAGACGTTTGGCCCAGGGTGTCCCGGAGACTCTGGCTCTAGACAGACAGCTCTGGTTCACTGTGGAACACAAAGTTTATGCAGCTGGCTCACATTTTCAACCATTCTTTCTCACAGATCCTTCAGAAAGACGACCCCAAAGCCAAGCAGCGCTACATTGGGGGCAAGAACGTCCTGACCAAGGGGACACCCGAGTGGGTCTCCTTCGACGTGACCGACACAGTGAGGGAGTGGCTCATGTATAGACGTGAGTGTGTTCATATCATCGTTCAGTCATTACATTACTCCACGCTTCATTTACAACTGACCTCAAGGAGCTAAGGAGCATCTAAAGACcctctgcttgtgtctgtgcAGAGACTAACCTGGGCCTGGAGATCAGCGTCCACTGTCCCTGCCACACTTTTAGACCCAACGGGGACATCATTGAGAACGCCAACGAGGTACTGGAGGTCAAGTTCAAAGGTGAGAATCCATCCATGTCTGTACAAATGgcaaaataacataaaactaaacacaatCAGTGTTTCCTTGTGTTGAACAGGTTACTTTTTCTGTCCCTATGCAGACATAGACCCATGGAAATCAGTGGTATCCTGATTATAAGGCAAATATAAGGCAAATCAGACAACGGTACAATTTAAAGAGCAGTGTAAATGTGCAGTGACGATTGTTCCTGGATAGCCTCCATGCACTCATACTGTTCTGTTCCATGCTGTTCTGAGTTGTGTTTACTTTTGTGTCACCTGATTGGATCAAATGGGCATAATGttgttttaacatgttttaatttCTTCTCAAGAGTGACAGAGGATTGTTTCAGCATGTACCATATTTTTCTTTACATATTCAAGTTAAACAACCAATATCAAATGTGAGTAATGTGAACATTTCATAATTTCACATTCAAATGCAGGAGATTTATAAGTACCATTCTCCTAGTATTAATTCTCCTAGCTTATACTGTATTAATCGTATTATAGTAGTACTTTTTATAAGCTCAGTCGGAAAAGTCCTTAGGCCTGTCATCAGAGTGTGTTTCATGCTGTGATCCACAGACTTTCTTTATGGTAAGATAATGGATTTCCTTTTTTATGAAGAAGAAAAGACACTGAGCATGGGAATACAATTGCTCTGGTATCTCACTTAGTGCTGAGGCCCTGGGGCCTGGGAACACTGTAGAATAGACCAGCCACAAGGAATGTGCCGCAACGGCGCTCAGACGTTTGGCCCTGAATTAAAGAGGGCCGGACAAATCCAGAAGCAGCATCTCTCCGGAGATATCCACTGCTTTAGCTATCAGGGCCAGAGTGGATGAGCAGACCCTGGTGTTGAGGAGGGAGGTGAGAAGCACAGGGAGGGACcataagagaggaggagaaagatcCATTTATAGTCTACACTGTATTGATGGGCTCTTAACCTGTTACTGGCAGGTATGGATGAAGATCTGAGCCATCACaaggagcagaaggagcagcTCTACCCCCACCTCATCCTCATGATGCTGCCACCGCATCGACTGGACACTCAGTCCTCATCGCGAAGACGCAAGAGGGCACTGGACACCAATTACTGCTTCAAGTGAGCCACAGTTCTCTGGAAGAAAACTTTTATCAAACTGCTCTCTTTGCCCTCAGTGTTGCCAGATATTTTGATTAAGGTTTAATTATACATTCCTTTCTTTCATATTTTCCACTATATTTCTGCTTGGGACAAGCACAAAAATTGCTCTTGCGTGTAAATGGGGTTGATATCTTATGTATAATCCAGTCAGGCAATAATTCTTCTATATAATTATACTGGCTCTAATCTCAGTCTTTTTACTAAGGAATGGAATCTGTGTGACAATCATGTATGTCAGTCGTGTAAGAAAATGTTGAGTTATTTGCTTGGAAAAACAGTGGAATCATCTTTCCAACTGAACTGTAACATGACACGGAAACTTATTTGAGATGCCAAGGGGGTACCAAGCCATAGAATATGCTTGTTAATCATGTCAAAGAGCATGACAGAGGTATTAGAGATACAAGTTGGGATCTGTCCCAGCACTTGCCAGCAGTACCTGGTCCTCCACGCTGTCTGCTTGGCTCTGGGGATCCTCTGTCAGCCTGACAAGTCAGAAACCTGGGCTGACTCCAGGAGGGAAAATAAGGGCACACCTAAGAGTGGaattctctctcatctctggaTCTGAGGCCACAGGGAGCAAATGTACACAGGTCTGACTTCTGAGTGTAATCCTGTCTTCTCTCCTTTGCAGTAATTATGAGGAGAACTGCTGTGTGCGACCACTATATATTAATTTCCGCCAGGACTTGGGCTGGAGGTGGATTCATCAGCCTGAAGGGTACTACGCCAACTTCTGCTCGGGGCCCTGTCCCTACCTACGCAGCTCTGACACAACCCACAGCACAGTAAGTCAAAGAGCAAACATACTGAAATTCTGACCATTTTAGAGACATTTTAGTCAATTTCTGATGgggttaaattaataaatgcaatGATCTGTTTGGACAACAAGtcaatttcatgcatttttttaaatcaattgaTGATTTTCATTTAAGGGGGAAAAAATACTACCTCTTTGTATAGATGGATCAGCATAATGCAAATGATTTCATAAATTGCAGGGCTACTTTACTTGTAACCCACAACATCCTATATGCTGGAATGATAATCATGGTactgaataatttaaaaacactgtctGAAATACTCTTTGTAAGCTCTTGACTCACCACTCTTGTATCCTTCTCACAGCTGCTGAGCCTGTACAACACTCTGAACCCAGAGGCATCAGCGTCTCCCTGCTGTGTCCCTCAGGACCTGGAGCCCCTTACCATCCTCTACTATGTGGGTCGCTCGCCCAAAGTAGAGCAGCTGTCCAACATGGTGGTCAAGTCCTGCAAGTGCAGCTAGAGACAGTGAGAGACTCAGACTGGGACAACTCAGGAGCTGGCAGCATGGGTTTGAATACTCAACGCTGCTTCTAGAAAACGTACAAGGACTCTTTAATCCATCGACAAGAAGCAGGCTGAAAATGAGGCATTCACCCAATGAAGACAATTACCACTTCACTGAAACGTAGACCTCTTGAACTTGAGACTTTTAACATTAGTGTTATTATAATATGATGGTGTCATTGTAAAAAGAAACTGAACACGCATGAAAAGAAGGTACAATTAAAACTATTAAGAGACAACTGTATGTCCTTGCTGGAAATGAACGCTGTACTGTCACACTGTTCATTGAAATGCTGTCAGATAGAAGTAAGGTGTTAGAGAGACAAAATAAGACATGCTGGAAAAAACAAGCCTTTATTCAAAGTAGTATTTCCATGGTTATGTTTACCTCTTGAATACAACAGGACCCAGGGATGTTCTTTAGCAAGTGAAGCCTTCTGTTTTATCAACATTGTATGTCACTAAGTGAACACTTAACTAGAACAcaaagtgtaaatgttttattattacccttgaaaacactttttttaattaaatggaCTGTTGGATAGTATTAAGTTTTTATGTTGATATTTCAAAATCCTAAATGTGACTTCATTTTCAGCAGAGATGGATGGTCACCTTTACTCTACTGTTAAGTATTCATGTTGTTGCTACAATTCTCAGAATGGCTATACAAATTGTGCATGCTGCAGAAAACAGTCCTTGTTCATGCAAGATGCACATCAATAGCACTGCATGCATCTGCAAAAACACAGTATggctaaaactgaactgaaatacTGCCTAGCTACTACAAATgttacaaaaacacagaagtgGGAAACAACAAAATACCTTTACTCAATATATGCAGAGGTTGATGTTTATGGGATTTCTGTTACTGAAATAATTCTCTCAATGAGTAAAAATACACCTTGGTAAATAAGTGGGCTGGTTGCAGTCACTATTGCTACTTTCAAAAGTACagtttacttaagtaaactCAACATTCAATACTGTTTACTCAGTATTATTGAGTAGAACTACTGCTATTTGATTCAGACTATTTTGCAGTAATATTTATATCACATATTAAGTACAGTAGCCTTTAAAAAGCGTTAAACAGCACAGATTACACCAGGTATTTCGTAAGTGGAATTCATGCTTAAAGTTCAAGTAATATTCAAGTAACATATGCCACCAATATGTAACATAGACACATTTTTCCATTAAAAGGCCCTGAGTCAGCTATTTTCATGGTCCCAAGCAGTACTCTCCTAGCTGTGCAGAATCAGTGCAGAATCAGTGCTCTACGCTTTAGCTTGGAGCCGATGATGTCACCAAAAGTACATGGTAAATAAATACTTGcaacagcacaaaaacaaaaatacaattacaacaATTTGATCCCGACTATGAACACATTTCACAAGAATATAATGCTTTCTTCATATAAAATTGTAAACTTTGAAACTATTATACTGCCCTTGACCTTAAGTGTGTTACATATTCATAACTGTGTACAGCAAAAATCTGACTTTGAAGTTTTTAAAGTTTTCCTAAAGCTGACAAACATGGT from Periophthalmus magnuspinnatus isolate fPerMag1 chromosome 22, fPerMag1.2.pri, whole genome shotgun sequence includes these protein-coding regions:
- the tgfb3 gene encoding transforming growth factor beta-3 proprotein — protein: MNLRKALLLFLFLNSVTMTLTLSTCTTVDIDHIKKKRVEAVRGQILSKLRLTSPPQTTGPSQVPYQVLALYNSTKELIEELGRDKQQSCGQDNTETEYYAKEIYKFNMINGPEHNDLTYCPKGITSRVFRFNVSIMEKNSTNLFRAEFRALRVPNPAAKRNEQRIELYQILQKDDPKAKQRYIGGKNVLTKGTPEWVSFDVTDTVREWLMYRQTNLGLEISVHCPCHTFRPNGDIIENANEVLEVKFKGMDEDLSHHKEQKEQLYPHLILMMLPPHRLDTQSSSRRRKRALDTNYCFNNYEENCCVRPLYINFRQDLGWRWIHQPEGYYANFCSGPCPYLRSSDTTHSTLLSLYNTLNPEASASPCCVPQDLEPLTILYYVGRSPKVEQLSNMVVKSCKCS